DNA from Vitis vinifera cultivar Pinot Noir 40024 chromosome 19, ASM3070453v1:
ACCATACAATCTGCACAACATAACTTTTCATTCAAGGTGTTTTCTTCTATCAACCTCAAATCTCTCCCTTCCTTTGTAAGCTCTTAAATGTTTGTATGCTAGTAAAAATGCACATAACCTACTAGGCGATGCTAGCATGCACATCTCAGGTGTTACATCTAGACGGATGATTAAAAACAGATCAATGACATTCATATCCCAGGTTATAAATATCCAAACATGTCTCTTTCTGTTAGAAAGTTTTGCATGACAGATTTGGAGGAAAGGAGGAACTTTCTTGGTATCCCTGCTGTATTATGTTTTAGAGAACTGGATATTGCCTAGTCAAGAAACTTTTGGTATGATTAAAACTTTTGGTATATATACCTCTTTCTTTGCAATGCCAACAGTGCCCGTTGGAGTCAACCACATCATAAGGAAAATGTCGATTGGAGATGCATGATTACAGATATAAATAGCCCTTGTGTTAGCGTACTCGGCACCTTCAATCTTTATAGGATTCCCCAAAATCCACATCTGCGATCAACATCCTGAAAATTCTAATCATCCAAACATAGCTGTCtcaaagttttaaaaactaaaatgaaatgCACACAGAATCAGAAATGCATCAAACATAAGAATGTTATTACAATTTACTAATAATCAAGAAGGAAAGAGGAGTCTTTAGGCACTGGGTATAAGAGGCAAACCCAATTTATCTCTTAATGGTATTCAGATTAACAGGCATAGTTTTTCAACCCCATCTTTTCATTTGTCTTGTTATGCCCTCTTATGATACAATGAGCATTTCATAGGTCTGCCAAAACCTGAAGGAGATAACCTTCCCCAAACAATGCCCAGTTGTGGTCACAGTTTCGTTTTCGCATCGATAAATATTCGGGCTTGTCAAGAATCAAACAATTAACTGAGAAAAGAGTGTACTTCTCCTTGGGCACCTAGCTGCACATTAACTTCTAACCATATATATAAGCTTTCTCTATGTATGAAACAAATTTCCAGGACTCTGAAAAAAAGGCTTTAGAAACTGAAGTTTAGGTGACAATGTAATTGTATTGTACCCTCATTCATGAACCCATTGTTGGTCTCCATCTTCCCCCAAAAAGAGAcccctaattttattttggcatgGAAAACCAGTTCAGTAATCGAGGTGATTTTTCCTATGCTTGGTCTGCCTGATGTTTGCTACATCGGCAAGAGCACATAATTTTATCATGAATCATGAAGTAGTGAATCCAAAACATCTAAAAATCAACCATGCCAACACATCgaaagtgaattttttttccacaactGCAAGTTGTAAATGCATAAGATGATGAAAAGCAATTGTTAGAAACAAGTAAACAGGTGGTAGTTGGACTTAAGGAGATAATGTTAGAATCAAAACCAGAGAATTCAGCAACCTCAGTCAAAGGACACCCGAGAAATCTGCTTTTCATCATCTTTTCTGCTAAATAGCACTAAAAGGATTGTTACTACAGTTATCATGAACCCGAGAAAGAaacatacaaaaatatccaacatGAAAGCTGTCTGATTTTGAATTAGAGAGACAAGCCAGCTTGACATGGAATCAAAGGTAAGTAGCTTACCAGCATTCGACCAGTCACATGCCCATAAATATTCCCTTGCCTTAGTCTCTCATAAGGCCATGGAAGAAGCACAAGCATGATTAAGGCCCACACAAAGGTAGTAACCATCATCGACACAAAACATGTGACAATCCGAATCCAGGATATCAGTATAGACAGCCATCCATCATCCTCAACATACAAATCGGTTTTCGGCTTCTCTCCTACCCCTTTCTTGGAGCCTATTTTCCAGGACACCCCCATGTTTGGAATAGGACTTGCGTTGAAGAAACTCTCCAACCTTCTATTCCTCATAACAGAACCACTTGCAGTTTTCTCCATGCCGTGCTTAATGAAAATGTAATAGCTAAAAGTAGATGAAAAAGAAGATTGGAATGAATTTTAGCAGAATCGATGCTATAACTTTTGGTTCCTGAGAAAGCAGAGGAAATTCAAAGGGAAAGGAAGATTATAGCCATTTTCTTCATAGATTACCTGTGCAGAACTTCAAAATTTGGAAAACTTGATGTCTTCTAATCCAACAAAACCTGAGTCAAATACAGAAAAGATTGAGAAAAAACTTAACGAGTGTCAACAAAATTCTGTGTGGCTGGAGAGTAGGTGGAAGAAATATAGagaattttttgaagttttggaAGCCGTGTCCTTCTTTTCCCCGTTATCTAGGTAACCAAACGGAGCCCAGAATTCAAAACAGAGACAACTTGATAAAGACTGCAACATTTAAAACCTCACAACGAAGCAGGAAAATTCAAAACCCTAGCatcttaaataaaaacagatAGAAAATAGCTAAACCAAATCAACAACACCCTGATTGGTAACCAAtaaagtaaaggaaaaaaataaaataaaaaaggatagctAAAACCACACCACCCAACCAATTGCCCATACTATAACTTAGCCAAACCAAAATTTCCTAGAATCTTTCTTTTCTCGGAAACACTAAATCAAACTTTAGACTGACGGGTTATACAGAACCAATAACaccctgtttggttgccgagaaagcaacgaaaaacaaaagaaaggaaaaccaGAAAACTAAGAACGGGGTTTGCTTCCACTTATACAAAAACCGACTTAAATCAACTGAGATGAAGTGGGGTTCTCAATACGCTCATTTTCTTCGCCTAAGCAACAGAGCAACTCTGCCTGATTCccgagaaaacaaaagaaaataaaggaaacgGAAATAAAGCAAAAGACTCAAAATCTGGGATAGCTAGAATTTCAACAAGAACCgaataaaatcaactaaattgAATTGGGGTGTTCAAAGACCTTCATGTTCAGATGTTCCTGTCCTAAGGAACCCAAAACAGAGTGTCCAGAAGTCAAAGGAGACTTGTCTTTACGTACCAATTCTCAAGAAAATACTGGAGAGAATGACACGGAAAAGAAGAGAGAGTGAAGGAAGATTGAAAGCAATTTCCTGGGAGATGATTGAAAGAGGGTGAGACACTCAAATTTGTGTCTCAGAAACGATCATATTATAGTCATCGACACTTTCTCTACGTCTCCCTCCTCCATCCTTCTTCCAACATGGACTTGACTTAAATTACGGTTGTGCCattatcaataatatttttattattactttctCATTTCCCCCTTTTTAATTCtctaataaattttcttttgggTAATTGGAATCGATTTGTTTGGAGCATTTGTGAGGTGGGTTTTATTTGgaggaaacaacaaaaaaaaaaaattaatacccACATGATTGCATGACCTTCTATAAGTCAAATGAGCAAGTGACTCTTTGTGATCATAGTGGCCAAAATTGAAGATAAGAAATTTTCCCTTTccccaaacaaaacaaaaaaaaaaccaaatttatcAATGTTCTATGGTCAATATTGTTTGGCCATTGGTAGAAAACGGAAGCATCCCAATCACCAATGACATCAAAGCAATGAACATGAtatatgagaaaaaataaaagtgaaacatACACCAAACATGCCTTACCAATTGGTTTTTTCCATGTGGTGGGAGAAGGTGAGATGCTTCTAGGATGATGGATCTAGGTAGGAggcataattttaaattttctcccACAGGAAATGTGTCAAagatagaaatattttttttaaaaaaaatattaggaaatatttaatatttataccATTATAATAACTTAAttacctttatttttatattgacttcaatttcaattaggtcaattcttattttattagaatttcactaaatatagaatttttttttcacataaattataaaatgattatttttttaggataaataATATCACCCTTACCTTTCAAGggaattatttttcaagttatatagtttttttagtaaattatttatttatttattgttattattatagtAAATAAATTTTGCTAAATTATGTAAATAATTATATGGATATTATAACAACTACCCTTGTTTTCAATGATGCCTTATTGTAAATATTATTCACATTAAACATATTGTATAAATGTCATATTCAAAAgtcatataaaaaatgttaataattacTTCATTATCTGTCCATTTGATTACAATAATAATTACAATGGAACTATTATTgtatttggaattcattatatttcaaaattgcATTTGATtacaatattctttattttttttgtttttaaaatttaaaaataacaataatttttatataagactCAAAAATTCTTGAggatttattaaaaatctatgtCTAATAGGGTAACATCAAAGACGAGTGAATAAGTGTATTTTTAGGGATTATAATAAAAGCTTTGAATAAAATAACTCAATTTAAACATACGAGATATCCGTGATAatcaatataaacaaaataatcaaaGTATGCTTATTATTCTAATAATCAGAATAAAATTACCAACATATGATGTATACTTattattctaataatttttatttaaaaagtaatggttttaaaaattaaaatttttttaaaaataatttttaaagatataagctaaatctatatttatttttcatgtaagatttattttattttattatatgatgCTAAAtcttatatataagttttataaaaaaacttagtTTTAAAATCGAGTAAACTAATTTGATTGGATTTTGACTACTTAGCTTTTAATTCTCAATAGCAACTTGACTCAACACCCACAACCCTCATCATATCAAAATTGTCTTGTGGCTCCGACGGGTTCAATTTCTAGTTAAATTAAAACACTAAACATTATTCCAAACAAGACCCATGTTTGGGGGCATCGTTtatgttctaatttttttaaattattgcttttttttttaatatatcccAATTGGTAATTAAATTGATGGATGgaattatttagaatttttatttatttattattattctaatttttaaagcattaaaaaaatgtaatgatCAATTTTCAATcgtataaatattatttgttgtaaATCTAAAAGaccctcatgactttaaaaataagaattttatacttatatagcgttaaaaactttttatttatttattggatatGGGATATTACAAAGggttttaacttttattattaaaaaaaaaaaaaaaaagggttatttTTGCATTTAAACCCAATTTTGAAACGACGCCGTTTCATCCTTTGTCATGCGCGGCGCTTTGGTTTCACCGTCTCTTGCCCTTTGAGTCGAAACGCGCCGTTTCGTTTTCTCCGTATTCTTCTCTTCACGGTAGAGAAAGCAGGGTCCTGTAGTCCTCCGTTTACAATTTACCTTCTCCGTTTCGTTCTCTGAGCCTTCAAAACGCAGCGTTTCATGTGGAGACCTCCCGTATGGTCTAGTCCACCGAAAACGGAGGCTCTCTGTCACAATTCTTACAAGCGGCTCTCTGGTTTCCGCCCCAAAAAACCGAGATTTTATCGCCCCACCGCTGATAACTCCATTTTCTCTATCGGCAGTTTCTAGGGTTTCGTTTTGGCAATTTGATCTTCACATCTTCTACTCTTCCTTAACCAGGTATTCCATTTCTCATGTCTCTTGAAATTTGCGAATCATTCACACTTTTTATAGTAATCTTCAATTTCTCCCCTCGTTTGCTTGCTCAGAAACCATGGGAAAAGTGAGATTTTGGGTCCTACATGGTTTCCGTACTAAGTGGTTGAATTGGGTTCAGTTGTGCGGAAGCTGTTCTTTTTAGTAATCTGTAATctgtaattcaaaattttgatttttcttttttcgctGACCAGGTGTGGAGACAAAGGATTGATATGAATGCGggggttttgaatttttttgtgcTTTATTTTCGTGAACATGACTTGTAATTCTCAGTAGaacgtttgtttttttatcaattcAGTTCCGGCCAATTTAGGTTTTCTTTGGTGAAATTTCAGTGTTTCGTTTTCTAGGAATAATTCTGCTGAGTTGATTGGTTGATAAGTGAGGAGGTTGGATTTGAATTCATTTGTTGTACGGCAGATTTTGTTGTGGTGTTGTTTGGGGTGATATATGCTCTGGGTTAGTTGAAATGAGTGTTGTGGGGTTTGATATTGGAAATGAGAATTGTGTGATCAGTGTTGTGAAGCAGCGAGGGATAGATGTTTTGTTGAATGATGAATCAAAACGTGAAACCCCATCAGTGGTATGTTTCGGGGAGAAGCAGCGAATTTTGGGGTCTGCCGGAGCTGCTTCAGCTACCATGAACCCTAGATCCACAATCTTTCAGGTGAAGAGACTGATTGGTCTGAATTTTTCGGAACCACACATTAAGGATGAGTTAAAGATGTTTCCTTTTGAGACTTCTGAAGGCCCAGATGGTGGCATTTTGATACATTTGCAATACTTGGGTGAGCGGCATACCTTTACACCAGTTCAGATATTGGCAATGCTTTTTGCGCATCTGAAAGATATAACAgagaaaaatttagaatttcCCATATTGGATTGCGTGATTGGAATTCCATCATACTTCACAGACTTGCAGAGACGTGCTTATTTATATGCTGCGGAAATTGCTGGATTGAAGCCTTTGAGACTGCTACATGACTGTACTGCTACTGCTTTAGGTTATGGGATTTACAAAACAGACTTCTCCAGTGCAGGTCCAACTtatattgtttttgttgatattgGCCATTGTGATACCCAGGTTTCTATTGCATCCTTTGAGGCTGGCTATATGAAGATACTTTCACATGCTTATGACAGAAGTTTGGGAAGCAGAGACTTTGACGaggttttgtttaaatattttgcAGCACAATTTAAGGAGCAATACAACATTGATGTGTATTCTAATGTCAGGGCATCTGTTAGACTACGAGTGGCATGTGAGAAGTTGAAGAAGGTTTTGAGTGCAAATGCAGAAGCACCTCTCAATATTGAGTGTTTGATGGATGAGAAAGACGTTAAGGGTTTTATTAAAAGGGAGGAATTTGAGAATCTGGCTTCAGGATTATTTGAGAGGATTCGTGTTCCTTGTAATCAAGCTCTATCTGATGCAAGGTTGACTGTGGACAAGATCCATGCTGTTGAGCTTGTCGGATCAGGGTCTAGGATCCCAGCTATTTCTAGACTGCTAGCTTCTTTATTCCGGAGAGAACCCAGAAGAACGCTGAATGTAAGTGAATGTGTGGCACGTGGATGTGCTCTTCAGTGTGCTATGCTTAGTCCTATTTTCCGGGTCAGAGATTACGAGGTTTgtattttgatagaaaataacAACACCTTTCAGGTTCCTATCCATAAATAAATGTTCTTTGTTATTACTCTGTGGtgctaatatatttttatttaaatgaaatgCTGTTGTATGCCAACTTTGATCTTTTATTTGTCATTGTATTTACTTGTTTTCCTACATGCACTTTGCATTTAATCCAGGTTGAGATAGACTATTTATATGTTcaagttgcacctcaatcacaATTTTGCATTTACTATTTGGAAGTACATGTATTGTTTAATTTATGCCTTCAATTTTTCTAGTAATGAATCTTACAGTTTGTTGTATgtgcatctctctctctctctctctctcttcctcatGTGTTACTATTGTCCATTGAAGGTTTCAAAACATCTTTTATATATGCATATTAAAGTTAACGAGCTGCATTTAAACTTGATGCTCCAACATCTTAGACTCTCAGTGTTTCCAATGGGCAAATAGTCACCGATTATGAAGCTTAGATTTTTGGCtgcaaattatataaatatcacAAAATTGAGTGAGTTGGATGCTGACATTTCTACTATTATATTGTCAAGCCCCATCcaagtaatttttaaatttatataaatttagaGCATGACACCCTTCAAAAAAACCATGAGAGCAGGCAAACCCAAAGAATTGAATTGGCAAGACATGAatcattttacaaaaatataaggCATCTACTCATAACAAGTGGTGGGGGGTTGAGGGGATGCTTTTTGTAATCCCAAAGAAAGTGAGACTTAGATTGGAGAGAATTCAAAGGGAGTTTTTGTGGGAAGATTTGGAGGAGAGAAGGAAGATCCACTTGGTAAGTTGGTCGGTTATTTGTAAAGATAAGAAGCATGGAGGGTTGGGGTTAAGGCATTTGGAGGTTTTCAATCAAGCTTTGCTAGGAAAATGACTTTGGAGATTTCCTCTAGAAAGGGAGAGTTTTTGGAGGAAAGTCATTGTTGGAAAATTTGGAGAGGAGGAAGGGGATTGGACCACTTGAGAGGTAAGGGATTCTTATGGGATGGgcctttggaaagacattagaaaGGGTTGGGAGGGTTTCCTTCTTAGAACTAGTATCCGTATTGGAAATGATAGACTCACGAGATTTTGGTGGGACATTTGGGTTGGGGATTCTAAGCTGACGGATCTTTTCCCTTTGTTGTTCAGAATTGGAACCCATAATTCTGTTGCAGTGGCTGGCCTTTAGGGGAGACAAGGAGGTGGAGGCGGGGGTTGGGAGGTGCACTTTAGAAGATCTTTCCAGGGTTGGGAATTGGAGGAGGTGACTCGTTTTTTGGAACATGTTTCTACAGTAAAGGTTCAAGAAGGGGAGGATTCCTTAGTTTGGAAGATTGAGAGAAGGGGAAAGTTTAATGTCAGATCGTATTGTAAGTCTTTAAGGGCTGAGAATAGCCTTTTATTTCCAACCAAAGAGATTTGGGGTTCGTATGCCCCTCTTAGAACTcattttttttgcatgggaagtaGTTTGGGGAAAATTTTTAATAGTAGACATGTTAATGAAGAGGGGTTGATCCATGGTCAACAAGTGCAGCCTTTGTAAAAACAATGAGGAATCGGCAGACcacattttgattcattgtaGTAGGACGAGAGAGCTATGGACTTTGCTACTATCTTTTTTTTGGACTTGGGTGTTCCCGGCCTCAGTGAGAAATCTGCTTCTGGTATGGAAAGTTAAGGGGTTAGGGAAGAAGAGGAGAGCAATTTGGAGATTGGCTCctatttgtcttttttggtgtatttggggagagCGAAACCGAAGAACGTTCCAAGAGGAAGAGATATCAGATCCCTGCTTGAGGAACCTTTTTTTTTGGTCTCTTCTAAAGTGGTCTCAGCAGTTTTTAGATTTAGACTCTCcctcttttctaaattttttgggTGATTGGCATGTTGGCTAGCTTTTTACCtttttaggttttttctttctttttgcaaCCTTGTTTTGGCTCTCTTTGTATATTGCCTGTATAAGTAGGGTGTGCCCCTTGTTTTGGCGTCTTTTCAATTCAAGTTGTCttcatctatcaaaaaaaaaaaaaaaaaaccaacacaTTACCATGCCATTGGAGAAATGGATTGATGTCCACTATTTGATGGTTTCATTTAGCAAGTCAAGTGTCAAGTAATAAAAAACCAGCCCTATCAACGATTTCATTCATTTTGTATCAAGCACTTGTTTTAGTGgtcaaaaaacttttttttttttttttttgataggtaaatgcacaaagatatattagaaaaaGAGTGCTTGAAAGGCgacccaaagcatacagggagtatacaagcgtcaccaaaaaaaacaacaaaaaacacaaaaaaacaagCACTCACCCGCCCTCAATAAGAATCCAACCAGTCCACAAAGTTAAACAAAGTTAAGGGGTCTACAACTATAGAAGATTTAGCCCAGGATAAGAGATTACAAACAAaggaatttttcaatctttgaatcgACAAAACCTCATTATCAAagactatcctatttctttccttccaaaccatccaaaataaacaaaaagagaCTGCCCGCCAAACCTTTCTATGCTTCTTGTCCTTAAAAGAAACATACCAACTTAATAGAGTGTCTCTCACCGTAAACGGAAGAACCCAATTAAcaccaaataaagaaaatacaagaTCCCACAAACTTATGATAATGTTttggaaaaagagagaaaatttgGATTGTCAAGATCCTCCCACCTAAACCAATTCTGCCACTCTTTATCTTGTGAGCGGGATTCATTGGATAGTAGGATTCTAACGTTTGCATAGCGGAGTTGTTGTAGTCACTTGACTAAACTTGCTCTAGTGGCTCATTGGAGAAGCTAAACCCAACTGGTTGGAAGGTTTTATAGGACGATAGTGCAAGGTGGACCGGCTTCATAGTCTCACAGTTATGCGGGTCATGATTTGGATTTTAGGTAGTCATTGTTAGCATATGCGGTAAACTTGTagccaaaattttctttaaaaacctaCAAAATATCTTTCTTCACTTAAggcaaaatttatttaatttttataggcaaacacaaaattttaagaaaaagaagttGATTTGATACATGAATTgatgtttttcttcattgaaCTAAGCTCTTTTTTTATTAGTACAGTACATAGAAATAatggtttcaaaattttctcattgatttcttttgtttttgtaataattGTAGTTAATTTATGTCCTTTCGTTATAATAGTAATTAGGAGAAAGAAATGTTGTATTgggtatggaaaaacagtgttGATTTAGGAGAGCATAGATACTATCATGTATGGttgagaaagtaaaaaaaaattagggtctatttggttgttgtttttgaaaactgttctggaagacagtttttgagaatagttttttgtgttttaaaaaaaaaaaaaaattgtatatggGAATTGAattctggaaaacagtttttgttctaaaaaaaaaaaaacatgttttgttgagttaataaaagagttttttagaataagtaaaacaaaaaacatgtttgaaagttattttttttaattaataaagtgttttctttcattaacttgatattataaatatataaataattttcatatgcacaattcatttaaattaaaaaaaaattattccattttgaaatttttacaacagttataattttcttaaacaaatgatgactttgtaatcatgtgtaagtatattaatttcaataatttaagaaagaagaaagggCTTGCGGGTACGGGTGGGGGTGTGGTGGTTGGATGAAGCTCACCTTTGTGGAAACACGAAAAACAGTtaggaaaacacaaaaagaagaaagagaaaacacgaaaaacaatctattttATGAATAgtgaaaaacaatgaaaacatctttttattgttcttaaaaaagtggtttttgagAACACGGAAAACACAAAAGACAAAAACACACCCCTTTCcctaaacaagttttttgtattttttgttttaaagaacggaaaacagttcttgaaaacggGAACCTAACAGGCCCTTAGACTGAAGGATTACAAGAAATAATAATCATAGATGTAAAGGGAAAAAAGGGTGTGGGGAACATGAAACAATAGTCCTTGATCATGGGCCTTGTAAGAATGGTATCCAGTTGTCCTGAATGACCTGGATGAGGTTAGGAGTGTAAGCCTCTGATCCAAGTATGCTTAAAGCAGTGTGATGTCAGAAGGGTCAGCCACTACATGTGTTTCAAGTGTCTTGACAGGGGCTGCTAGGTGCACATGCTTGGCCTGGAACTCatacatgtttaaaaaaattttaggaaactaaaactaaatggtgcaTCTCCAAAGCACAGgttaaataattaagaaaatgaaaagtagTTGATCTGTTTTAGTACTACCTAGGATGTAAAGGATCCAGTGGATGAGGATCCGGGCAAAGTATCCATATAATTGTGAGCAAGGTTAAATTAGTTTGTCTTCCAGTCTTGTGATGCTTTTTTGCTAGGGCCTCACACAAAAAAGAGTGCTATATAAGGCATAATGAAAAAAGATTGGGCCTTGAAGGCCTAACTTTACTTGCATCTGTATTCTTTTCCCTTTTGTTCTCTTAGAAGAGTAACATTTCTGTTGtcataatttgatttctttGGGTTTCCTTCCAAAAACTGTTAGAAACTGCACATGTCCACCTGTTTCTAGGTAGGTTCATTCATTTGTTAGATATTTGTGTGGgtgtcatttatttattttttgtactcaTCTGGTTTGTAGAATCTATTTTTTCCCCACTTTCTTATTCCTTAAGAGaatcttcttaatatttttttgagctTGTGCATCATCTTGCTGTTATATTTTCAGATTGGGTTTAT
Protein-coding regions in this window:
- the LOC100250433 gene encoding heat shock 70 kDa protein 16 isoform X2, with product MSVVGFDIGNENCVISVVKQRGIDVLLNDESKRETPSVVCFGEKQRILGSAGAASATMNPRSTIFQVKRLIGLNFSEPHIKDELKMFPFETSEGPDGGILIHLQYLGERHTFTPVQILAMLFAHLKDITEKNLEFPILDCVIGIPSYFTDLQRRAYLYAAEIAGLKPLRLLHDCTATALGYGIYKTDFSSAGPTYIVFVDIGHCDTQVSIASFEAGYMKILSHAYDRSLGSRDFDEVLFKYFAAQFKEQYNIDVYSNVRASVRLRVACEKLKKVLSANAEAPLNIECLMDEKDVKGFIKREEFENLASGLFERIRVPCNQALSDARLTVDKIHAVELVGSGSRIPAISRLLASLFRREPRRTLNVSECVARGCALQCAMLSPIFRVRDYEVQDSLPFSIGFSSDEVPICTMTNSILFPKGQPIPSAKILTFQRSSLFHLEAFYANPNELPAGMPSKIGCFTIGPFQASHGAKVKVKVHLNVHGIVTVESASLIEDHEDDSVTRDHAQLNSDKMEAESVSGSGSSVAVENGVEDGTSTQSKSSQTTSAGGVRKHKSTRRHEIPVSENIYGGMTEAELSEAQEKEIQLTQQDRTVEQTKEKKNALESYVYDMRNKLFHTYRSFASDQEREGISRSLQQTEDWLYEDGDDETENAYSSRLEDLKMLVDPIENRYKDEEARAQATRDLLNCIVEHRMSVGSLPPNDGEQILNECNKAEQWLRERTQQQESLSKNTDPVLWSSDIKKMTEDLDLKCKNILGSRTSPNPEDHKGTGP
- the LOC100245306 gene encoding 1-acyl-sn-glycerol-3-phosphate acyltransferase isoform X1; this translates as MEKTASGSVMRNRRLESFFNASPIPNMGVSWKIGSKKGVGEKPKTDLYVEDDGWLSILISWIRIVTCFVSMMVTTFVWALIMLVLLPWPYERLRQGNIYGHVTGRMLMWILGNPIKIEGAEYANTRAIYICNHASPIDIFLMMWLTPTGTVGIAKKEIVWYPLFGQLYVLANHLRIDRSNPTAAIQSMKEVARAIVKNKLSLILFPEGTRSKDGRLLPFKKGFVHLAMQSHLPIVPIVLTGTHLAWRKGSLHVRPAPLTVKYLPPIKTDDWTADKIDDHVKMVHDIYIKHLPQPQRPLVVEEETPTKG
- the LOC100245306 gene encoding 1-acyl-sn-glycerol-3-phosphate acyltransferase isoform X2, coding for MEKTASGSVMRNRRLESFFNASPIPNMGVSWKIGSKKGVGEKPKTDLYVEDDGWLSILISWIRIVTCFVSMMVTTFVWALIMLVLLPWPYERLRQGNIYGHVTGRMLMWILGNPIKIEGAEYANTRAIYICNHASPIDIFLMMWLTPTGTVGIAKKEIVWYPLFGQLYVLANHLRIDRSNPTAAIQSMKEGFVHLAMQSHLPIVPIVLTGTHLAWRKGSLHVRPAPLTVKYLPPIKTDDWTADKIDDHVKMVHDIYIKHLPQPQRPLVVEEETPTKG
- the LOC100250433 gene encoding heat shock 70 kDa protein 16 isoform X1 produces the protein MSVVGFDIGNENCVISVVKQRGIDVLLNDESKRETPSVVCFGEKQRILGSAGAASATMNPRSTIFQVKRLIGLNFSEPHIKDELKMFPFETSEGPDGGILIHLQYLGERHTFTPVQILAMLFAHLKDITEKNLEFPILDCVIGIPSYFTDLQRRAYLYAAEIAGLKPLRLLHDCTATALGYGIYKTDFSSAGPTYIVFVDIGHCDTQVSIASFEAGYMKILSHAYDRSLGSRDFDEVLFKYFAAQFKEQYNIDVYSNVRASVRLRVACEKLKKVLSANAEAPLNIECLMDEKDVKGFIKREEFENLASGLFERIRVPCNQALSDARLTVDKIHAVELVGSGSRIPAISRLLASLFRREPRRTLNVSECVARGCALQCAMLSPIFRVRDYEVQDSLPFSIGFSSDEVPICTMTNSILFPKGQPIPSAKILTFQRSSLFHLEAFYANPNELPAGMPSKIGCFTIGPFQASHGAKVKVKVHLNVHGIVTVESASLIEDHEDDSVTRDHAQLNSDKMEAESVSGSGSSVAVENGVEDGTSTQSKSSQTTSAGGVRKHKSTRRHEIPVSENIYGGMTEAELSEAQEKEIQLTQQDRTVEQTKEKKNALESYVYDMRNKLFHTYRSFASDQEREGISRSLQQTEDWLYEDGDDETENAYSSRLEDLKMLVDPIENRYKDEEARAQATRDLLNCIVEHRMSVGSLPPNDGEQILNECNKAEQWLRERTQQQESLSKNTDPVLWSSDIKKMTEDLDLYNSFTSIFHFIKLKYFILFFEISLNIFKL